In the genome of Streptomyces sp. NBC_00190, one region contains:
- a CDS encoding trypco2 family protein: MNDAVELADMIAQLRQELSRAMSEGDESGLRFKAERVELELTVGVERSTEPGVKVRFWVFDAGATAKRSTTVTQKLTLTLQPVRADAPDQMALISGNELLDEV, encoded by the coding sequence GTGAACGATGCGGTCGAGTTGGCGGACATGATCGCGCAGCTGCGCCAGGAGCTGAGCCGGGCGATGTCGGAAGGCGACGAATCCGGCCTGCGGTTCAAGGCGGAGCGGGTGGAGCTGGAACTGACCGTCGGGGTGGAGCGGTCCACCGAACCGGGGGTGAAGGTCAGGTTCTGGGTGTTCGACGCCGGCGCCACGGCCAAGCGGTCGACCACGGTCACGCAGAAGCTGACGCTGACGCTGCAGCCGGTACGGGCGGACGCGCCGGACCAGATGGCACTGATCTCCGGGAACGAGCTGCTGGATGAGGTATGA
- a CDS encoding chloride channel protein, producing the protein MTEQRPRSDPPVSGTQPQEADVLRHMLRSAGYLKTLAFSALVGILVSLASFWFLAALHELEQVLWTDLPQAMGRDIPPWWWPLPLLLFAGIAVGLIATHLPGAGGHVPAAGLHTVGASPAALPGVVLATAASLPFGAVLGPEAPLIALGGGLALVFRDLTQAPATPQSNALLGAAGAAAAVSAIFGNPLIAAVLLMELAGVGGPRLFAVMLPVMLSSGIGALVFTGLGRWTGLETGDLTLKLYAPAPRLDLADVGWTLVIAVVLAAALHPLLAGARRLAAYVTSERHLVRTVQCALGAAVCACLYALFTGRSPAEVASSGQAGLAALAADPHAWGIGALFAVVLFKGAAYALCLGSLRGGPVFPALFIGAAVGVLLSPLPGLGVVPGMAVGMAAAAAATLRLPVSSAVLVILLLGSYTMMPVVILAAVAAFVVTELLPPGREVLP; encoded by the coding sequence ATGACGGAGCAGCGACCCCGATCCGACCCGCCCGTCAGCGGCACCCAGCCCCAAGAGGCGGACGTCCTGCGCCACATGCTCCGCAGCGCCGGTTACCTGAAGACACTCGCCTTCTCCGCCCTCGTGGGCATCCTGGTGTCCCTCGCCTCCTTCTGGTTCCTCGCCGCGCTGCACGAACTGGAGCAGGTGCTGTGGACGGACCTCCCGCAGGCCATGGGCCGGGACATCCCGCCCTGGTGGTGGCCGCTCCCCCTGCTGCTCTTCGCCGGAATCGCGGTGGGCCTGATCGCCACGCACCTGCCCGGCGCGGGCGGCCACGTACCCGCGGCCGGACTCCATACGGTGGGCGCCTCGCCCGCCGCGCTGCCCGGGGTCGTGCTCGCGACGGCCGCCAGCCTGCCGTTCGGCGCCGTACTGGGACCGGAGGCCCCGCTGATCGCCCTGGGCGGCGGACTGGCCCTGGTGTTCCGGGACCTCACTCAGGCGCCCGCGACCCCGCAGAGCAACGCCCTGCTGGGCGCGGCCGGCGCCGCCGCGGCCGTCTCCGCCATCTTCGGCAACCCGCTGATCGCGGCGGTGCTGCTGATGGAGCTGGCGGGCGTGGGCGGGCCGCGGCTGTTCGCGGTCATGCTGCCCGTCATGCTGTCCAGCGGAATCGGGGCCCTCGTGTTCACCGGACTCGGACGCTGGACCGGGCTGGAGACGGGGGACCTGACCCTGAAGCTGTACGCCCCGGCCCCCCGCCTGGACCTGGCGGACGTGGGCTGGACGCTGGTCATCGCCGTGGTCCTCGCCGCCGCCCTCCATCCCCTGCTGGCCGGGGCCCGGCGGCTCGCCGCGTACGTCACGTCGGAGCGACACCTCGTACGGACCGTCCAGTGCGCCCTGGGCGCCGCGGTCTGCGCCTGCCTCTACGCGCTGTTCACCGGCCGCTCCCCCGCCGAGGTCGCCTCGTCCGGCCAGGCGGGCCTCGCCGCGCTGGCCGCCGACCCGCACGCCTGGGGGATCGGCGCCCTGTTCGCCGTGGTGCTGTTCAAGGGCGCCGCCTACGCACTCTGCCTCGGCAGCCTGCGCGGCGGCCCCGTGTTCCCCGCGCTCTTCATCGGAGCCGCGGTGGGCGTCCTGCTCTCGCCCCTGCCCGGCCTGGGGGTCGTACCCGGGATGGCGGTGGGCATGGCGGCGGCAGCGGCCGCCACGCTGCGGCTGCCGGTGAGCAGCGCGGTCCTGGTGATCCTGCTGCTCGGCAGTTACACGATGATGCCGGTGGTGATCCTCGCGGCCGTGGCCGCCTTCGTCGTCACCGAACTGCTGCCTCCCGGGCGTGAGGTCCTGCCCTAG
- a CDS encoding potassium channel family protein, giving the protein MERNASGRRIRTGAASRRRLRVLTGHLIRSLGSVGVLTALYYLAPLSGELDVSIVVTLSLGLAVFGGLITWQITAVTRSEYPRLRAIEALSTAVPLFLLLFSAAYYVLEEKVPHSFSEPLNRTDALYFTVTVFATVGFGDITATTQTSRIIVTGQMIVDLILVGVIAKVLFSAVRIGIRRRATAAPAPGGEGDLPGGPSRGKGSDP; this is encoded by the coding sequence ATGGAACGCAACGCATCCGGGCGGCGGATCCGCACCGGCGCGGCGTCCCGGCGGCGGCTTCGCGTGCTGACAGGTCACCTGATCCGCTCGCTCGGCTCGGTCGGCGTGCTCACGGCGCTGTACTACCTGGCCCCCCTGAGCGGCGAGCTCGACGTCTCCATCGTCGTCACGCTCTCGCTCGGCCTGGCGGTCTTCGGCGGGCTCATCACCTGGCAGATCACCGCCGTCACCCGTTCGGAGTATCCGCGATTGCGTGCCATCGAAGCGCTCTCCACCGCCGTGCCGCTGTTCCTGCTGCTCTTCTCCGCGGCGTACTACGTGCTCGAAGAGAAGGTGCCGCACTCCTTCTCGGAGCCCCTGAACCGGACGGACGCGCTGTACTTCACGGTCACGGTGTTCGCGACCGTCGGCTTCGGGGACATCACGGCCACCACCCAGACCTCCCGCATCATCGTCACCGGTCAGATGATCGTCGACCTGATCCTCGTGGGAGTGATCGCCAAGGTCCTCTTCAGCGCCGTCAGGATCGGGATCCGGCGGCGGGCCACGGCGGCCCCGGCCCCCGGCGGCGAAGGGGACCTCCCGGGTGGACCATCGAGGGGGAAAGGAAGTGACCCATGA